Sequence from the Oncorhynchus kisutch isolate 150728-3 linkage group LG12, Okis_V2, whole genome shotgun sequence genome:
taattttacATTATCCGCCATAAACCCAAACCTTACTGATCTCATTTTTGATAACGTCCCTATAACCAATTCCACCGGGAGGCTTAACCACACGGTAACCACACCACTGAAGACCAGTTCAGGTAGGTTGGAGTTGCTGCTTTCACTGTATGGTCAGTTTATGGTCAATGGTCGATACTGGAGATGGAGTCTTGACCTCGTTGTCTTGGGTCTTGAGACCCCTCAAGACCAGTCGATACAGTCTTGGTCTCGAGGGGTCTAAGTCTTGGCTCTATATCTGATCGATGCTAATTTCCTACCTGCTTTGGTGGAGGTAAAGTAACAGTCATTTTTCTCAAGATGCCTCTCCAGGACCGACATCCTGGCCCTCACCAATGGACGTCTCTACATCAAAGCCCCCAGCAGAGGCCAGCAGCACAACTGCTAGCACTTCTGCTACTAGCACCACCAAGAATAGAAGTGAGTTGATCTCACCAGACTGAAGTGAATCCACTGTGAAGTGAATCCACTGTGAAGTGAATCCATCAGTACACAACTTTTATCTTCTCTTTATTCAAAAGGTTTGGCGGGAACTGCTCAACCAAAACCCTCTGCGAGAAAATCGCCCCACATTGGTAACATGATTGCATTTAAAAAATGTCTCAAACTTGCCCAACGGTGTGTGTTCTGACACCAAATCTGAATTGGTTATCATTTGTCAGACTAACCCACATTATAAATGACATCAACATTTAGGTCCAGAATGACTTGCATGGCCTTTTATCTTGTTGCTCAACaattgattgttttctgtttcttGATAGGATTGATCATCTTTCTTGTGCTCATCATCGCTGCCTGTGTGCTTGGAGCAGCATGCTTCTTTACTAAGAATGCATCAAGGGTGAGTAAGGTATATGCTGTTTGTCCAGTTCAATTCTGTGATTTAATCCATTCTAACATTCTATAACATATCTTCATCTTGACTTTGTACAAACACCAAAACGCTAGCATTCAATGATTGTCTGTAGATGCCTGTCTGTTTTCTAGCCCGTTGAGGTGTGTGTTGGTTGTACCCTGTTGTGTTTCCAGAGGTACTCCGTAGATCTCCGAGACAGGCATGAGGATCTGCCTCTGAGTACTGCGGATCCCGACGCCGTGTTTGACAACTCCTCAACACAGAAGGGTGACAACATAGAATTACATAGAATATGTATAGAACAAAACATGCAGTATTATACATCTGTATGGATGAGAATACACTACATTCATTTACACTCTCCTCATTAATGATCATTTACTACACATTAATAGGGAAACTTAGACATCACCAAAACACTTCTGTAAATCTTGATTTAGATTTGATTCATCCCatgctaacagtgaaatgcttacttatgggccattcctaacaatgcagagaaagagaaactGAACTACCCCAAAAATAATAATGAGCATCTAGCTAATGTACATTAACTTGTGGTCAAACTGAAAATACGTGTTACACTGGTAgtaataattttttatttaacctttatttaactaggcaagtcagttaacaacaaattcttgtttacaatgccGGCCTATAAACCATGGCTAACGCATGTTGTCTTTGATCACCTCTCCAGGGATGGACACCTTTACCGCCGTGGATCTCAACAGCACCGAGGTCCTGGTTAAGGgaagtgagggagaaagaggtgaGCTTGATGAAGTAATGGACCAGTGCATGTACTGTCCTCTCGTAGGGTCACTTTGCTGGGCCTATGACAATGTGCCCCCAAAAGAGAAACAATTCTCTATTGAGAATTCTATATTTGTAGTTTTTATGAGTTGTTGAGTTATTGCACAGTGATCTGTCAAGTGTGACGTATTGTTTGGTTACTGGAATGGATTTTGTGTTCAGAGTGGATTTCCTCTTTTgcaacagagaagagagaaggaagtCAATGTGTGCTGATAACTATACTGTACATTCATAGTTATCTACGTTTTAAAATGGCCAGAGTCAcagctgaaataatacatttttcaacttattttttaaaacttcatGATGTCTTGTGTGGCAGGTGTGTGGGAATAGTGAGAACTTCAAAGAAAAGagaaacccacacactgctctcacCGGCTCTTGCTCATATCACTGTTTTTAGTCAAGTTTGATTCAAAACAGTGAATTGAGCACTGTGTGAGGTTTAGAGTCCATAAGAGCTTACATTTACAGCCACGACcgaaatgattggcacccttgataatgATCAAAAGAGTGTAAAACTGTGTCAAATAAATCATGCAAATactttttaattgttttatttaaccaggtaggccagttgagaacacctttatttaaccaggtaggctagttgagaacacctttatttaaccaggtaggctagttgagaacacctttatttaaccaggtaggctagttgagaacacctttatttaaccaggtaggccagttgagaacacctttatttaaccaggtaggctagttgagaacacctttatttaaccaggtaggccagttgagaacacctttatttaaccaggtaggctagttgagaacacctttatttaaccaggtaggccagttgagaacacctttatttaaccaggtaggccagttgagaacacctttatttaaccaggtaggccagttgagaacacctttatttaaccaggtaggccagttgagaacacctttatttaaccaggtaggccagttgagaacacctttatttaaccaggtaggccagttgagaacaagttctcatttacaactgcgacctggccaatgtATAGGAACATTATATTACTAATACAACTGCTCACAGAAAAATTATTTGTTGAACAAGtaataaaacacattttaaaaaagaTCAATATGATCAGCACCCCTAACGATTCTTATAAATAAAATCAAACTAAATTGAATCAGCAGTAacttagtatatatatatatattttttattaatctCAGTTTAAAGGGGAACTCTGGTTTTGTTTTTTCATTAGTCCaatgttgatacagtcccaaaatgttttgcatgttaaGCAGTCAAGTTGTGAAGATATTTGTCCTGTTACACACGTGTTTTCTTGCATATCACAACTCCCCCTGAAGCAAAGTGTCCCTGGCCACTTATTCATGGTGACACAAAATGCATCATTTAAAGAACTGTATTGTGGCCTTTCGTGACTTCCTGTTTCACTAGGGTAAAAATTAGGTAACACACATGTAAAAATCCATTTGTCATCCATCACAATGGGGAAAAGGAAACTACTGGGCAACATTTACAAAGTTTAAAACCACTGAAACAGCGGTTAGCATGTCTGGTAGAAGACCCGAGTGTAACCTGTCCCCAATCACAGTGAGGAAGATGGTTAGGCAAAGAAAAGACCAAGGGTCATCGTTGGAgaattacagaaattggtcgcATCCTGGGGTCACCACCTGGGTGTCTGTAGtgcctccagcactgagatgcagtgccttagaccgctgcgccacctgggagcccAAAGTTACAGTACATCTTTGCCAAAAACCTGATTGTTGctaccaggaggctgaaacttggccgcaagtggatcttccagcaagagaATGGCCTCAAGAaaacatcaaaatccacaaagaaatgtttAGTTGGccacaaaataaaacatttgtccATCTCCGGACTTTCAATCATTTTGATacctattttttttattattacttgTTCAACTAAATATTTTTTCTGTGAGCAATTgtattaatataaaataatataatttccccaaaatgttgaacatacaatatacagtggggcaaaaaagtatttagtcagccaccaattgtgcaagttctcccacttaaaaaagatgagagaggcctgtaattttcatcacaggtacacttcaactatgacagacaaaatgagaatttaaaaaatccagaaaatcacattgtaggatttttaatgaattgatttgaaaattatgttggaaaataagtatttggtcacctacaaacaagcaacatttctggctctcactgtcctccactcgttacctgtattaatggcacctgtccacaacctcaaacagtcacactccaaactccactatggccaagaccaaagagctgtcaaaggacaccagaaacaaaattgtagacctgcaccaggctgggaagactgaatctgcaataggtaagcagcttggtttgaagaaatcaactgtgggagcaattattaggaaatggaagacatacaagaccactgataatctccctcgatctggggctccacgcaagatctcaccccatggggtcaaaatgatcacaagaacggtgagcaaaaatcgcagaaccacacagggggaactagtgaatgacctgcagagagctgggaccaaagtaacaaagcctaccatcagtaacacactacgccgccagggactcaaatcctgcagtacaCTGCAAgcagtgtccccctgcttaagtcagtacatgtccaggcccgtctgaagtttgctagagagcatttggatgatccagaagaagattgggagaatttcatatggtcagatgaaaccaaaatataactttttggtaaaaactcaacttgtcgtgtttggaggacaaagaatgctgagttgcatccaaagaacaccatacctactgggaagcatgggggtggaaacatcgtgctttcgggctgtttttctgcaaagggaccaggatgactgatccgagtaaaggaaagaatgaatggggtcatgtattgtgagattttaaGTGATAACCTCcttcatcactgctctagaggagatatgcatggaggaattggctaaaataccagcaacagtgtgtgaaaaccttgtgaagacttacagaaaacgtttgacctctgtcattgccaacaaagggtatataacaaagtattgagaaacttttgttattgaccaaatacttattttccaccataatatgcaaataaattcattaaaaatcctacaatgtgattttctggagaaaaaaaatctaattttgtctgtcatagttgaagtgttacaggcctcatctttttaagtgggagaacttgcacaattagtggctgactaaatacttttttgccccactgtatctcattatttgtgttatttatacagtcttttttctCATCTTTAGCAAGGGTGCCAATTTCGGTCAGGACTATACATTGTTTAGATAAGAGCTTCCCCACTGGGAagaactggttgaatcaacattgtttccaagtagaaaactgattggatttgaaagaAGTCATCAATGTTAgggatttttatatattttttctccttactttttaacctaaatccaatgagaTGGTGACATTTTTTtgtcacattgaattcacgttaattaacaactcaaccaaatgcactgtaaatcaaaactagatgttgaactgccTTAGTGGGTCAGCTCTCATTGCCCACTCCTTTGTGACACCACGGTCACCATCCATAACACGTTTGATTTGTCAAATGTTTTCTCACGCCCCAGGCTAACTCTGCCTGGTGTCAGATCATACTTTGAATAACAGAGCCGCATGACTCATCTAGGTTGATATGCGAGAATAGACTGTATGAcacgtgtatgtctgtgtgtgacttCAGTCTGATCTCAGTGTGATAACCTCCAGATAAGGGGGAGACTGACCTCTAtgcagcagacctgggttcaaacagtaTTCGTTTTCTTGCCAAAACGTTAAGCGTTAAGCATTTGACCGAGCTTGCCTGCCAGATAGGAAGGGTTTACGCATTTGGGACTTTTACAAAACGTCAAATGATTAGCTTTTCAGTGCTTTCAATCTGTTGAATGTAATATAAGAGACACTAGAAAATGGAATGTCCCGTCTTGCGCCATTGAATGACAGCACCCAACCTACTCTTTGTAATGTCATCTTTGTGGTGAGGTGCCGTACCAACGTCCGCCACTGGATGGAAACAAAACCCTAGAGAATGAACAGGAGAGTCAAAGCACAGAGCGAGTTGTTCATTGGTCTCTGATTGATATGTAACTCCACCTTTAATATGTTCTTGTGTTATAAGACATGACCTTTTATACTGTGGTCTATTGGTCTCAGTGCTTTAAACAGAGGACATTTCAAAATAGTGACAGGTTTTGTGTCAGAAAATCCCATAGCTCTAATATGCTGCTCAGCTGGTTGTGGATGACCATATCCTCTTTTACCAGAGTGCTATCTTGTCAAACAAGTGTATTGTCCTCAACCCCATCTTATCTGCAAAGTAAACATGTTTATGTACTAAATAGGGATGGCTTTACGCAGACTTATTTTTTTAGTAGGAGCACGTGTGCACCTATGTTGAGGCGAGCGCACGCAAGAACATTTAGGAGCACAATGAGAAATATTAAAGCTTGAATGAGATTTTTTTGATTTTTTAGATGTGCACTGGTGTTCCTAAATGACAAGTCCAGgtcgcacagcaaaatattttgccACACATGCGAGAAAAATGGTCGCACTGTAGAACCCTGCTAAAGAATCCTGGATGTCAGGCATCAGACACCTGTGtaataaaacacacacagtgaaataATGGAAACATCAACCATTATAGTAAGAGAAGAGAACACCATGCAGCATTAGCTGTTTTCATTTATTCTCAATCTGTGATAGCCCTTCCTTTTGACATAACTTTTCATTTAGGTTGAAAGTGGTTGAATTCTTATTTCTCTCAGAGGTCTTCCCAGGCTTTGTGACTGTTGTGGACATGTCTgagcctgtctttctctcttcaccCTGGGTCCCACTTTGTGGAATGGGTCAGTTTTGATTGGCTCTTTTAAAAGTAACTACCTCGAGTAGTTTTTTTTCCTCTCCTTTCTTTAAATCATCAACTCAAGACTTTGCACTGGCATCATGTGTTACTACTGTTTTGATGCAGCTCAGTAGCGACAGAAGTCTGCTTCTTTTGAAGTTCTCCCGGCCATGACCTTTCACCTTTACTTTTTTCTGTGCTCTTTCTAAAAGGGATACAAGTCAAACAAATGAAACCATGGCCTGGAGAGGTGTGAATTCCACTGTTGTGAAAGCATACTGCTGCCCCATGACTGTAAAGTCAGTCTGTTAAAAATGATCGACAACTGTCACTAGGACTGGGTTTGAGATGGACACAATGGAAAGGATCTTATGTGTATGAAGCAGAGTAATGAGAACAGTTGAACTTCTTTTAGAATGAattacgcacgcacacaccaaaacacaaagacacacagatacacaattaGACATGGTCTCTATTTCTTAACCTCTCTATGGTCTTTACGGGTGTCAAGATCCTTGCAGTGCAGTCCGTCTCCTTTACTAGAGGTGTGGAGAGAAAGcccttttgaaatattttggttATTGTCGGTCCTTTATGTATTTGTGTTCCTTTTTATGGTTTGGCTTGACCAAAATGTCCTACATGTCCTGATCGATTTGGTCGACTTCCACTTTGTAGGATTGTTTTTCGGTGCCATGATGTAAGGCTTAGATTGCGTTACTATGTACTTGGTATGATGTTGTAAGAACCTCTTGTTTAGGGAGATATGTTCTCTGCAGAAAAAGGGTCAACTTTGCTATTCTTGTTTTCAAGAGTTCTCTGCTTGcggaagtacacacacacacacacacacacacacacacacacacacacacacacacacactctactggtcaaaagttttagaacacctactcattcaagggtttttcttttatttgtactattttctacattgcagaataatagtgaaaacatcagcactatgaaataacacacagggaatcatgtagtaatcaaaatatatttgagattcttcaaagtagccaccctttgccttgatgacagctttgcacactcttggcattctctcaaccagctttacctggaatgcttttccaacagtcttgaaggagttcccacatatgctgagcacttgttggctgctttttcttcactctgcggtccaactaacCCCAAACGATCTCAATTGGGTTGCggtcgggtgactgtggaggccaggtcatctgatgcagcactccgtcactctccttcttggtcaaatagcccttacacagcctggaggtgtgttgggtcattgtcctgttgaaaaacaaatgataatcccactaagcgcaaaccagatgggattggcgtattgctgcaaatgctgtggtagccttgttggttaagtgtgccttgaattatataTAAATTACTggcattgtcaccagcaaagcacccccacaccatcacacctcctcttccatgcttcatggtgggaaccacacattcagagatcatccgttcacctactctgcgtctcacaaagacacagttaGAACCAGAAATTGCacgtggactcatcagaccaaaggacagatttccacgggTCTAATgaccattgcttgtgtttcttggcccaagcaaatctcttcttgttattgtccttttagtagtgtttttttttttgtgtttttttgcaattcgaccatgaaggcctgattcactcagtctcctctgaacagttgattttgagatgtgtctgactTGAACTCTGAGGAATTTattgggctgaaatttctgaagctggtaactctaatgaacttatcctaactctgggtcttcctttcctgtggcggtcctcatgagagcccgtttcatcgtagcgcttgaaggtttttgcgactgacattttccacattgactgaccttaatgtcttaaagtaatgatggactgtcgtttctctttgcttgtttgagctgttcttgtcataacatggacttggtctttaaccaaatagggctatcttctctataccacccctaccttgtcacagcacaactgattggctcaaatgcattaaagaAAGAAATtcgacaaataaacttttaaggcacacctgtaaattgaaatgcattccaggtgactacctcatgaagctggttgagagaatgctaagagtgtgcaaagctgtcatcaaggcaaagggctactttgaagaatctcaaatatataaacaaatatataaataataaacaaatcaaaacatataacaccttttttggttactacacgattccatgtgttatttcatagtttcgatgtctccactattattctacaatgtagaaaatagtaaaaaataaagaaaaatacttgattgagtaggtgtgtccaaacttttgactggtactgtatatatttgtaaCCATATTTGACAAACTATGAAAAACCCTAACATTATCATTCATTCTTGCTAGCATGCAGAGCAATGCCTCGGCCTCTAATTAGTCCGCCACTCTCAACTTGTACCTCTGCCTGTCACTCTCTCACTCTTAGCTTTGGCTCCAGCTGTGAGGGATGACTTGAAACGACCTTAATCTCTACCAACTGCTCCGGCGACCGACCTTGACACTTTATTTTCTCAATTATGGAGTCTGGACCCAGAGACTGATTTTAGCTCTCATCAAGGCTAATTACAGATCTCACTCTCCATTCCCACATTCCCTTGGACAGTATATTAGCGTGTCGGGGGCCTGGAAGAAACTGAACTAATGACGGGGATTAGCTTTAGCAACCAGCCACTGAGTGCATTTTCAGGACATTTTGAGGGGTAAAAATGTATTCCcgttcaaaatcctattttcctaaacctaaccttaaccccagtcCCGAAACCTAACCCTTAAGCCAAAAATAGGATTTTAACAAATTCAGGACATGAAAAGGACATTGTGGTCCTGATATGGTAGGAAAACATGTACAGACACACAGTAGCCAGaggtgtcacgcctgctcccgctccccctctctggcactcGAGGGCGCCAAgctgcccatcattacgcacgcctgtcaccatcgttacgggcatcagcgcttcattggactcacctggacgcCATCACTTTATTGATTGCCTCCTATCTATATAttcaatcaaatccaatcaaatgtattcattaagcccttcttatatcagctgtagtcacaaagtgctgtacagaaacccagcctaaaaccccaaacagcaagcaaggtgtagaagcacggtggctaggaacaactccctagaaaggccagaacctaggaagaaacctagagaggaaccagaccatgaggggtggccagtcctcttttggctgcgccgggtggagattttaacagaacatggccaagattttcaaatgttcatcgatgaccagcagggtcaaatgatAACGATCAcggtggttgtcgagggtgcagcaggtcagcacctcaggagtaaatgtcagttggcttttcatagccgatcattcagagtatctctatcactcctgctgtctctagagagttgaaaacagcaggtctgggacaggtagaacgtccggtgaacaggtcagggttccatagccgcagttTGATCCCTGTGTCAGCAATAATGTTATGTTTCccttgtccagacgctgtccgtgttttgtttcatgtctgttaTCTATTtaatattcactccctgtacttgcttctggTCTCCCGGCGTCTGTCCTCACAAGAGGTAGCAATGGTGCTTAACAAATAGCGGTTTACAGATCTGAATAATGCTGCAGATATGTCCAGAACAGCAGTGGTGttaccctcccccctccccagccTCGTAGTACCCTTGTCCCCACCATCCccctcagtcccccccccccatcaccttGGGTAAGATAATAATGAGGCGGCCATACTTTACCACAGCTCTTAACCAGCTGTGTGGTGCTGCTCTCCTAGCAAGGCCCGGTCAGTAATCAGGACCTCATTAGGCGACCAACCAGAGGCCTGGGCCTGGATCAGCTGGTTCAGTAGAGGAGAAATCCCCCAACAGTCAAAGTGGGCAGAAACATTCTTGTAGGAACAGAAAGAGAAACACTGCCGGCCAGGAGACTCGGATAGGAAATGCTATCATTATAGTAATGCTTAGGGGTAATGACAAAGCACAGTCTTGCAGTGCAAGGTAAATATGCCTTTCTTAGGCGGAATGTGGGTGAACATGTGTTAAATACAGGTATATGCATTAATGGGGGTGTTAAAATGTGCTGTGGCAAGCTCTTCAGAGATATTGTGTGTATAATTTGACTATAGTATGTTAAGACACTGACATGATTAaactctgtactctctctgcaGCAGATAGTGAAAAAATCTCTGACTACCCACCTCCTGCCAGCCCTGTGGACGAACCTGATGATGGGGCCCCTGGAGATGTGGCCCCTGAGGCCCCAGTGGGGGAGACTGATGACGAGAACACTGTCTCCAATAAGACCTCAATGGAGTCAGTGGAGGCcaacaagaacaacaacaacaacaccagcaTCACCGCCAGGATCGCTTCAACAACTCCAAGAGGTTGGTATAGTTCAATATCTGCTACaacctctgtgtgtatgtgtgtctttctgACGGCTTGGGGTAAAGAAGACACATTTCCGTTGAACATTTGTATACATCTTCTTCTAACGTCATGGTATCTATGTCTATTGATGCCGTTAATTGAAAACTGTTCCTCGCTGTTTAAAAAAACTGGCCTAAACAAATTACACCTCGCTTTTCGCTTCTTTGCGTCATTTGAAAACACAACGAGACAGATTGGTTTATCCACTTCCTCTTTCTCTGTAATTGACTCAGGGATACAATGTTGAACAGAAGTGTTCTACTATGCCTTGAACATTCCTCCCCTGGGTGAGAATGTAATTAACACAGCATGGTGATAGCACCACAACTCCCAGACTATGTCCATATCTCAGTGTGAAGGATTCTTCTATAATTGGGTGGTGAAGACTGAACCAACAACTCAACACGACAGTTAGTTCAAGCTGTCGTTTTCTAAAGCAACATTCAGTTGGGCTCTAATAGCAGTGGCGTTCCTCACAGCAGTGGAACATAAATGAACGCACACTGGGGACACTTGAGTCAGTTTTGAATGTCTGGTCAAAACCGATGGAAAGCATCACTATATGGTCAAGCCATGGCAAGTGAAAGGCAGTGGTTAGCAGcagatgtgtgtgtttgaccCTTCCCCTTTACATGTCGCAGAGCTCAAACCAAGAGAGAACGCCAGTTGTCTTTTCAACCGTTCAGCGGTCCAAAAATGCATGAAACATTTGTAAACTGTGGCTGTAGGGTCACTCGTAAGGATGGCTGTAGGATTCCATTGTTTAGTCCCACTACTGTCAGATGGTTCTACAGTATATGATTCAGAACACATGTTCTACCATCGCATCAGTATTGAATGTTCTACTTTGGCAGGGATCTGTAGGTCTGCTGCCATTACTCAAGCATCCTTCAGTAACCATTAGCAGGTGAAACGTAGCCATAGATCTAGGGTTAAAACTCCCCACAGTCATCACTTCATCTAAGCCCTGTTTCCTCATTattttgtttctctctcacactttttctctctcacacactttctcaGGACGGGCCATGACCAGCAGCTTCTCTGAGGTTCCTCTGGACAACCCGGCCTAAAAGAGATCCTCCTTTATCTGCAGCCCCTTCACAACCACGGTAAGCCCCCATCGGACCCCCAACCTCCCCCCTGCAGCTGCTGAACTACTTCCCCAGCTCAGGTGTTAGTAAACGGATCAGCCCCCCTCTGCCCCCtaccagccaggtcagcaggCCGCAAACGACTTCTGCTGGAAGTGCCAGATATGTTACTGAACCGGTCTCCCTGAATTAACATTGCAGTATAAATAGGACGTCATAACCACCAATCTACCGGTACCGCTGGTCATTATCTATCAGTCTGCATTAGATTATGGGTTCCCATCTTCCTAAGTCTTCTTGACGAGGCTAATCcacattgatatatatatatatagtccttGAAGGGATGTTTGTGGTTGATGCATCTGGACTCAACTCTCCATTGAGTTGCAGATATAAGATACTGCAGCATATATCAAAGTAGAATTTCTTGTGTAGGGAGGATTTATATAGGCTCCAGGTTGAGTGAGAGGGACACATGTAGGCGTATTTGTTATACCTCTGCAATTGTATAACTTATTTATTGGACAGAGGTCGTTTAGCCTCTACAAGAACAAGTCATGCAGTTAGAAGGAAACGACCACAACTTGCTTTCTCAATCTACCAAACAGCTCCCAACCCTCTTCAAGATCTCCTTGCCCACTTGCCGCTAAACAATGCATTTCCGATTTCCACTCAT
This genomic interval carries:
- the LOC109901306 gene encoding uncharacterized protein LOC109901306 isoform X2, producing the protein MDKIQLTFPCLTVLLGLVLASTTTAQTQPVNTTVTQPTSASNPANNTATPGHTTVVDNNNFTLSAINPNLTDLIFDNVPITNSTGRLNHTVTTPLKTSSDASPGPTSWPSPMDVSTSKPPAEASSTTASTSATSTTKNRSLAGTAQPKPSARKSPHIGLIIFLVLIIAACVLGAACFFTKNASRRYSVDLRDRHEDLPLSTADPDAVFDNSSTQKGMDTFTAVDLNSTEVLVKGSEGERDSEKISDYPPPASPVDEPDDGAPGDVAPEAPVGETDDENTVSNKTSMESVEANKNNNNNTSITARIASTTPRGRAMTSSFSEVPLDNPA
- the LOC109901306 gene encoding uncharacterized protein LOC109901306 isoform X1, whose translation is MDKIQLTFPCLTVLLGLVLASTTTAQTQPVNTTVTQPTSASNPANNTATPGHTTVVDNNNFTLSAINPNLTDLIFDNVPITNSTGRLNHTVTTPLKTSSDASPGPTSWPSPMDVSTSKPPAEASSTTASTSATSTTKNRSLAGTAQPKPSARKSPHIGLIIFLVLIIAACVLGAACFFTKNASRRYSVDLRDRHEDLPLSTADPDAVFDNSSTQKGMDTFTAVDLNSTEVLVKGSEGERADSEKISDYPPPASPVDEPDDGAPGDVAPEAPVGETDDENTVSNKTSMESVEANKNNNNNTSITARIASTTPRGRAMTSSFSEVPLDNPA